A genomic stretch from Thauera sp. GDN1 includes:
- the rpsQ gene encoding 30S ribosomal protein S17 has product MSEQVEKVRRALVGRVVSDKMQKTVTVLVERRVKHPLYGKIITRSAKYHAHVEDGIAAQGDLVEIEECRPISRTKTWRVAKVLEKARII; this is encoded by the coding sequence ATGAGCGAGCAAGTTGAAAAGGTTCGCCGCGCGCTGGTTGGGCGTGTGGTGAGCGACAAGATGCAGAAGACGGTGACCGTTCTCGTCGAGCGCCGGGTCAAGCACCCGCTGTACGGCAAGATCATCACCCGTTCCGCGAAGTACCACGCTCATGTGGAAGACGGCATCGCTGCCCAGGGCGACCTGGTGGAAATCGAGGAATGCCGTCCCATCTCGCGCACCAAGACCTGGCGTGTGGCCAAGGTGCTCGAGAAGGCACGCATCATCTGA
- the rplN gene encoding 50S ribosomal protein L14, translated as MIQMQSRLDVADNSGARSVMCIKVLGGSKRRYAGVGDIIKVTVKDAAPRGRAKKGDVYNAVVVRTAKGVRRPDGSLIKFDGNAAVLLNNKLEPIGTRIFGPVTRELRTERFMKIVSLAPEVL; from the coding sequence ATGATTCAAATGCAGTCCAGGCTGGACGTGGCCGATAACTCCGGCGCACGCTCGGTGATGTGCATCAAGGTCCTGGGTGGTTCCAAGCGCCGTTACGCCGGCGTGGGCGACATCATCAAGGTCACCGTGAAGGATGCGGCGCCGCGCGGTCGTGCGAAGAAGGGTGACGTCTACAATGCGGTCGTCGTGCGTACTGCGAAGGGTGTTCGCCGTCCCGACGGTTCGCTCATCAAGTTCGACGGCAATGCGGCCGTGCTTCTGAACAACAAGCTCGAGCCGATCGGCACCCGTATCTTCGGGCCGGTCACGCGTGAGCTGCGCACCGAGCGGTTCATGAAGATCGTCTCGCTGGCGCCTGAAGTGCTCTGA
- the rplX gene encoding 50S ribosomal protein L24, giving the protein MNKIRKGDEVVVLTGKDRGRRGTVLRRVDDERVVVEGVNRVKKHVRPNPLKGEVGGIVEKEMPIHVSNVALFNPATQKGDRVGIKTLEDGQKVRFFKSNGELVNA; this is encoded by the coding sequence ATGAACAAGATCCGCAAGGGTGACGAAGTTGTGGTGCTGACGGGCAAGGATCGCGGCCGTCGTGGCACCGTGCTGCGCCGCGTCGATGATGAGCGCGTCGTGGTCGAGGGTGTGAATCGTGTCAAGAAGCACGTCCGCCCGAACCCGCTGAAGGGTGAAGTGGGTGGCATCGTCGAGAAGGAGATGCCGATCCATGTGTCGAACGTCGCGCTGTTCAATCCCGCTACCCAGAAGGGTGATCGCGTCGGGATCAAGACGCTTGAAGACGGCCAGAAGGTCCGTTTCTTCAAGTCGAACGGCGAGCTGGTGAACGCCTAA
- the rplE gene encoding 50S ribosomal protein L5, translating into MARLQQVYKDEVAPALKEQFGYKSVMEVPRISKITLNMGVGEAVGDKKILEHAIGDMTKIAGQKPVSTKARKSIAGFKIRDGYPIGCMVTLRGPRMFEFLDRLITIALPRVRDFRGIASKGFDGRGNYNLGVKEQIIFPEIEYDKIDALRGMNISITTTAKTDEEARALLAAFKFPFKN; encoded by the coding sequence ATGGCTCGCTTGCAACAGGTTTACAAGGACGAAGTGGCGCCCGCGCTCAAGGAGCAGTTCGGCTACAAGTCCGTGATGGAAGTCCCGCGCATCAGCAAGATCACCCTCAACATGGGTGTCGGTGAAGCGGTCGGCGACAAGAAGATTCTCGAGCACGCCATTGGCGACATGACCAAGATCGCGGGTCAGAAGCCGGTGTCGACGAAGGCTCGCAAGTCGATCGCGGGTTTCAAGATCCGCGACGGCTACCCGATCGGCTGCATGGTCACCCTGCGTGGCCCGCGGATGTTCGAATTCCTCGATCGACTGATCACCATCGCGCTGCCGCGTGTGCGTGACTTCCGTGGTATCGCGTCGAAGGGCTTCGATGGTCGTGGCAACTACAACCTCGGTGTCAAGGAACAGATCATTTTCCCTGAGATCGAGTACGACAAGATCGACGCGCTGCGCGGGATGAACATCAGCATCACGACGACGGCGAAGACCGACGAGGAGGCCCGTGCGCTCCTCGCCGCGTTCAAGTTCCCGTTCAAGAATTGA